GCTCTGACCGGCGTTCTTCGCTGCAAGCTCTACGCCGGCATTGCCCGCCAGCACGATCAAATCCGCCAGCGAGATTTTCTTGCCGCTCGATTGCGCGCCGTTGAACTCGTTCTGGATGCCTTCAAGGGCACTCAGTACATGCGCCAGTTGCTCAGGCTGGTTCGACGCCCAGTCCTTCTGCGGGGCGAGACGAATACGGCTACCGTTGGCGCCGCCGCGCTTGTCGGAGCCACGGAAGGTGGAGGCAGATGCCCAGGCCGTCGAGACCAGCTGCGGCACGGACAGGCCCGAAGCGAGAATCTTGCTCTTGAGCGAGGCAACGTCGGCCTCATCGACCAGCGCGTGATCAACCTCAGGAATCGGGTCTTGCCAAAGCAGTTCTTCAGCCGGCATTTCCGGACCGAGGTAACGTGCCAATGGACCCATGTCTCGGTGGGTCAGCTTGAACCATGCGCGGCCAAACGCGTCGGCCAGCTGATCCGGGTTATCGCGGAAGTTACGGGAAATCGGCTCGTAGATCGGATCGAAGCGCAACGCCAGGTCCGAGGTCAACATGGTCGGTGCGTGTCGTTTGTTCGGGTCGTGAGCGTCCGGAACAGTACCGGCACCGCCGCCGTTTTTCGGGATCCACTGATGCGCGCCGGCAGGGCTCTTGGTCAGTTCCCACTCAAAGCGGAAGAGGTTTCCCAGATACTCGTTGCTCCACTGGGTAGGCGTCGAGGTCCAGGTCACTTCCAGGCCGCTGGTGATGGTGTCAGCGCCCTTGCCGGTGCCGAAGCTGTTTTTCCAGCCAAAACCTTGTTGCTCCAGATCAGCCGCTTCAGGCTCCGCGCCCACGTTGTCTGCCGGGCCTGCACCGTGGGTTTTACCGAAGGCGTGGCCGCCGGCGATCAACGCTACGGTCTCTTCATCGTTCATGGCCATGCGGCCGAATGTTTCACGAATATCTATGGCCGATGCGACCGGGTCTGGCCGACCTTCAGGGCCTTCCGGGTTCACATAGATCAGGCCCATCTGCACTGCGGCAAGCGGGTTCTCGAGATTGCGCTCAGGGTTGTGATTACGGCTTTCTTCGTTGCCGTGATTTTCAGGCTCGGCGACCAGCGTGCCGTCGCCAGGCTGTTGCATTTCCTTCTGCGCGCCGTAGCGATCTTCGCCGCCCAGCCACGTGGTTTCAGAACCCCAGTACACTTCTTCCTCTGGCTCCCACACGTCAGGACGACCACCCGAGTAGCCGAATGTCTTGAAGCCCATGGACTCCAGCGCAACGTTGCCGGTGAGGATGATCAGGTCAGCCCAGGAAATCTTGCGGCCGTATTTTTGCTTGATCGGCCAGATCAGACGGCGCGCCTTGTCGAGGCTGACGTTATCGGGCCAGCTGTTGAGCGGCGCAAAACGCTGCTGCCCTGCCCCGGCGCCACCACGGCCATCACCGGTACGATACGTACCGGCACTGTGCCAGGCCATACGAATGAACAGTGGGCCATAGTGACCGAAGTCGGCCGGCCACCAGTCCTGCGAATCGGTCATCAGCGCGCGCAAGTCTTGCTTGACGGCGTTGAGGTCCAGGCTCTTGAATTCTTTGGCGTAGTCGAATTGCTCGCCCATCGGATCGGACAAGTCAGATTGCTGGTGAAGGATTTTCAGATTAAGTTGTTTCGGCCACCAATCGCGATTGGTCGTACCGCCACCTGCGGCGTGATTAAAAGGGCATTTCGATTCGGTTGACATACTTTTATTTTCCTTAGCAGGTTTGAAACTTGAATCGGCCAGCGTGGCCTGAACCCGATCTAGACTAGCGGCCTGGGGCCAGAGCGCCAATAGAACTAAAACAACGGGTCGATAGCCAGAGTCTTTTACCACTTCACCTCATTTGGATGGGTGGAATATTGAGGCAAAAAAAGACCGATTCGTGACCTCTCGGAGAACAAATCAGCCTCTCTTTTTGTAACTTCTTAACTGTATAACCCCCTTCAACTACTGAAAAATACGGGCATCGAGCGTACCCACGATCAGGCTGGCACCGTGTGCGTTGAGATGATTGAAGTCTTGATAAAAGGAGCTGACATCCCCGATCAAGCAGGTCTGGCCCTTGCAGAACAGATCGTCCAGCTTCACCAGTTTGATGCGACCCCTTTCGTCATGACGCTCGAACAGCTCGCGTGAGTAGCGCTGTAACGCACCATGTTTGGCCAGCGGCACGGACACGTCGTTCACCAACTGCAATTTCTGCGACTCAGGGTCATCGGCCAGACGTGCAAGGCGGTAATACAGATTCTTGGGATTGATGGTTTGTTGCGGCACTTGCGCCACCACATAGAGCTGAGTGCCGATGCTTCGGTAGGCCTCGATCGTGCGGTCCAGCGCTTGGGTGAACACCCGGCGCGAGGCCTCTCGCGATTTGATGCGACTTTGCTCAGACACTAAAAAATATTTGCTCAGTTCGCTCTGCCCATAATCTCCATCGGTGTAGAGCGTCCAGCGCGCCACCAGCACCACGCGCTGGATGCCGTGGGACTTTACGTACTCAAACTCCCGATCCGCCAGCTGCGTACATACCCCTGGGTCATAGTTGCCGTTTGCCACGTCCAGACCCAGCAACGGAGGGCACCCCCCCAGCCCGATATGCACGATGGTTTCTGCGCGCCCCCTCGCTGCTGCATCGAACGCCGGCAGAAGTGCTTCTGAATGGCTGTCGCCGAACACTGCAAGATCGGGTGTGCCGTGCGGATTTGCCATGCCAAACAGGCAAAACCCTATACCGCGGCCCTTACCATCTGCATTGTGCTCACAGCGACTGCGCACCTCGGTTTCAGCAAATTCGCTGTCCAGCGCGCGGTCGATGTTAAAACGCTGATTGAAGCCGTTACTCAGATAGCCCGCCATCCCGAACGCCATGAATAGCACCGAGCCCAAGGCACCCAGGGTAAAAATCCGCTTGCGGCTAAAGGTGGTTTTTTGCCGGAAGGCCTGCTCGACATAGCGCCAGCTCAGATAAGCCAGCAGCAGCGATAACCCCGCCAACGGTAGCATCACAGCCGCCGACGGCTCTTTAAACGTGCTCTGCCGCGCAAAAGCGAAAACCGGCTGATGCCACAGGTAAGCGCTGTAGCTGATCAGCCCGATGAACACAAAGCCGCGACTGCTCAACACAGCGCCAACCCACGTCTTTGGCGTGGCAAACAGGATGATCAGCGCCGCCCCCAGCGTAGGCACAAGCGCGTTCAGGCCAGGGAATGGCGTGTTGCTGTCGAAGGCAAATACGGCATACGCAATCATCCCGATGCCAAGCAGCGCAGCCCATTGGTTGAGCGGGCCGCGTGCGTCCTCGACACGGGGTCGCCAGGAGAAGTAAAAGGCGATGAACGATCCGACCAAAAGCTCCCAGGCGCGGGCATGAAGCAGGTAGAAACTGGTGCTGGATCCCTGAGCGGCGCCCACTTGCGCCATCGTCAGACTGGCAACTGCACCGGCCGCCAGCAGCGCCAGGATCCACACCCGCCCCAACCTCCAGGTCAGCATAAGCAACAGCGGAAATAGAACGTAATATTGCTCCTCAACTGCCAGCGTCCAGGTGTGCAGCAAGGGTTTGAGTTCGGCAGAGGCATCGAAATAGCCGCTTTCAAGCCAGAAGAGCAGGTTCGATGAAAAAACCGGCACCGCTACCAGGCTTTTCGCGAAGTACTTGAAGTCCGGGGGGTCAAGAATGAGCCACGCCGCTGGCAGACAGATGAGCATCATCACAAACAGCGACGGAAGGATCCTGCGCGCCCGGCGTTCATAGAACGTAACCAGCGAAAACCTGCCAGCCATCATTTCGCTGAGAATGATCGAGGTGATCAGGTAACCGGAAATCACGAAGAACACATCGACCCCGACGAAACCGCCGGAGAACACGTGCAGGCCCGAATGAAACAGGATGACAGGAATGACAGCGACCGCGCGCAATCCATCGACTTCGGGGCGGTACTTGAGTGCAGGATTATGAACATTCCCCATGATCGGGATCTTCCTTGTGGGTGAGCAGGTGATTGGCAGCGCGATAAAAAGCCTGGCGACAACACGAGCTCACGCCGGAACGAAAACGTTCGAGCGTAGCTACCGCTAGCACATCGGTTTGAGATGAGGTGTGCCGCGAACGCGGCGGGAAAGAGTCGACGCAGTGCTGCGACGAGTCATGTTTATTACATCACCGCGCAATACCTGTCCAGCCGGGGGAGAAAAATGCGCGCATCCGCTTTTTAGCCCGCCATCTGCGCGGGGGGTTTGCCCTGACGCTGTCGCAAAAAGCCGCCTCTGTGTCACGGAAGATACATATGAGAAACGAGAAATAGAAACTCCCGACATTGATTCTCATTTGAGTGGCGCCCCGCTTGAGGCTGAGCCGCTGCGCCTTTGATTCTGAGCGCAGCCCGCAGGAGCGTGACTTGTCCGCGATGGGGTGCGCAGCAGCCCAGAAACCAGATGCCACCGTTGCATCGGCATACCGCAGGCCTGCCGCTTCGCGCCAGATCGTCGACAAGTCAACT
The DNA window shown above is from Pseudomonas sp. BSw22131 and carries:
- the katG gene encoding catalase/peroxidase HPI — protein: MSTESKCPFNHAAGGGTTNRDWWPKQLNLKILHQQSDLSDPMGEQFDYAKEFKSLDLNAVKQDLRALMTDSQDWWPADFGHYGPLFIRMAWHSAGTYRTGDGRGGAGAGQQRFAPLNSWPDNVSLDKARRLIWPIKQKYGRKISWADLIILTGNVALESMGFKTFGYSGGRPDVWEPEEEVYWGSETTWLGGEDRYGAQKEMQQPGDGTLVAEPENHGNEESRNHNPERNLENPLAAVQMGLIYVNPEGPEGRPDPVASAIDIRETFGRMAMNDEETVALIAGGHAFGKTHGAGPADNVGAEPEAADLEQQGFGWKNSFGTGKGADTITSGLEVTWTSTPTQWSNEYLGNLFRFEWELTKSPAGAHQWIPKNGGGAGTVPDAHDPNKRHAPTMLTSDLALRFDPIYEPISRNFRDNPDQLADAFGRAWFKLTHRDMGPLARYLGPEMPAEELLWQDPIPEVDHALVDEADVASLKSKILASGLSVPQLVSTAWASASTFRGSDKRGGANGSRIRLAPQKDWASNQPEQLAHVLSALEGIQNEFNGAQSSGKKISLADLIVLAGNAGVELAAKNAGQSVNVPFTPGRMDASQEQTDVESFGFLEPIADGFRNYQKGKYTVSAEALLVDKAQLLTLTAPEMTVLVGGLRVLETNVGQSKHGVFTQRPGALTNDFFLNLLDMSTEWNATSPAKDEFQGRDRKTGAVKWTGTRVDLVFGSHAQLRALAEVYGSADAHEKFVKDFVAAWTKVMHLDRFDVK
- a CDS encoding acyltransferase family protein; this encodes MGNVHNPALKYRPEVDGLRAVAVIPVILFHSGLHVFSGGFVGVDVFFVISGYLITSIILSEMMAGRFSLVTFYERRARRILPSLFVMMLICLPAAWLILDPPDFKYFAKSLVAVPVFSSNLLFWLESGYFDASAELKPLLHTWTLAVEEQYYVLFPLLLMLTWRLGRVWILALLAAGAVASLTMAQVGAAQGSSTSFYLLHARAWELLVGSFIAFYFSWRPRVEDARGPLNQWAALLGIGMIAYAVFAFDSNTPFPGLNALVPTLGAALIILFATPKTWVGAVLSSRGFVFIGLISYSAYLWHQPVFAFARQSTFKEPSAAVMLPLAGLSLLLAYLSWRYVEQAFRQKTTFSRKRIFTLGALGSVLFMAFGMAGYLSNGFNQRFNIDRALDSEFAETEVRSRCEHNADGKGRGIGFCLFGMANPHGTPDLAVFGDSHSEALLPAFDAAARGRAETIVHIGLGGCPPLLGLDVANGNYDPGVCTQLADREFEYVKSHGIQRVVLVARWTLYTDGDYGQSELSKYFLVSEQSRIKSREASRRVFTQALDRTIEAYRSIGTQLYVVAQVPQQTINPKNLYYRLARLADDPESQKLQLVNDVSVPLAKHGALQRYSRELFERHDERGRIKLVKLDDLFCKGQTCLIGDVSSFYQDFNHLNAHGASLIVGTLDARIFQ